One window from the genome of Castellaniella sp. MT123 encodes:
- a CDS encoding polysaccharide biosynthesis/export family protein has product MQMKALTLNARRHTTLTMLLLAALTLTGCQLPRSGPMLSEMMGAHDDKDVIVMPVSRELAQQSRDPEVANFPVRYRDLTQAGFDQLVPGDGINIKVWERGDLGVFAADPSGVSDLGNHEIDRSGHVSFPILGKFQAEGLTLGQLHDAVMARLSKLVVGADVSVTRAADERGQVVTVQGNLTKPGMYPITQTSQRLSSALAQAAPVQENPEQLIISLRRDKQVASVRLSDIYRNQNNDILLRSGDVITVYDSKEFLTVLGAAGTQGRVAISKRNYSVLDALADSRGLDDKLADPRSVFLFTPAKAGVAGKPDKLPVVYQFDLTRPEQVALAREFTVHEGQAIYISDAPFTQVQKVLSAFRFTMSAGFSATKNIDNDTGAGAPAPAQ; this is encoded by the coding sequence ATGCAAATGAAAGCCCTGACCCTGAACGCGCGGCGCCACACGACCCTGACCATGCTGCTGCTTGCCGCACTGACACTCACGGGTTGTCAACTTCCGCGGTCCGGCCCCATGCTAAGTGAAATGATGGGGGCTCACGATGACAAGGACGTCATCGTGATGCCCGTGTCGCGCGAACTTGCACAGCAGAGCCGGGATCCCGAGGTGGCCAATTTTCCCGTACGCTACCGCGACCTGACGCAAGCGGGATTCGACCAGCTGGTGCCTGGCGACGGCATCAACATCAAGGTGTGGGAGCGCGGTGACCTGGGCGTGTTCGCGGCGGACCCGTCCGGCGTGAGCGACCTGGGAAACCATGAAATCGACCGTTCGGGCCATGTCTCGTTTCCCATCCTCGGCAAATTTCAGGCCGAGGGCCTGACCCTCGGACAGCTGCATGACGCCGTGATGGCGCGCCTGAGCAAGCTTGTCGTGGGCGCCGACGTCAGTGTGACACGCGCTGCCGACGAACGCGGGCAGGTGGTGACGGTGCAGGGAAACCTGACCAAGCCCGGCATGTATCCCATCACGCAGACCTCCCAGCGCCTGAGCAGCGCGCTGGCGCAGGCGGCGCCGGTACAGGAGAATCCCGAGCAACTGATCATCAGCCTGCGCCGCGACAAGCAGGTGGCGTCGGTGCGGCTGTCGGATATCTACCGGAACCAGAACAACGACATCCTGTTGCGATCGGGCGATGTCATTACCGTTTATGACTCCAAGGAGTTCCTGACCGTGCTGGGAGCGGCTGGCACCCAAGGGCGCGTGGCCATCAGCAAGCGCAATTACAGCGTGCTGGATGCGCTGGCCGATTCCAGGGGGCTGGACGACAAGCTGGCGGATCCGCGTTCCGTGTTCCTGTTCACACCCGCAAAGGCCGGGGTGGCCGGCAAGCCGGACAAGCTGCCTGTGGTCTACCAGTTTGACCTGACCCGTCCGGAGCAGGTGGCGCTGGCGCGCGAATTCACAGTGCACGAAGGCCAGGCGATCTATATTTCGGACGCGCCGTTCACGCAGGTGCAGAAGGTCCTGTCGGCCTTCCGCTTCACGATGAGCGCGGGCTTCAGCGCCACGAAGAACATCGACAACGATACGGGCGCCGGCGCGCCCGCGCCAGCCCAATAG
- a CDS encoding ABC transporter permease, whose protein sequence is MSKSNEERIKGWRSRREDGNYTVGSGVADWRLDPAALFEARATPAVLFKPLIARLQGEPHDSVAARRAVYEAVQAELEAEIARSAVDENLAGFSRRRLRIIVRLLEQDIRAGVAVFEPGYMPAKLVAEDERLAVAHARRVERRKQDEAREARRHASRNDIALEIEVEQDEAGDLAILRDRLRVLHEGRPPDMAGKVRPAGRTLMAMFIYQLREMQGESRIALVWALVGPVVLLTLISSLYILMGTHYIMGMDVQTFALLGATTWIMFRQIAFRSSTAYVSARGLLNFQGVTPLMCALVQSLIYVSVYLVVFAVLIGAGHALGLITLPVSWAGFMLFVVLMGCCGAAMGLLFGTIATFWRFFLRLAPIIERFLQIFASVFFVSEQFPEQLRPWVLWSPFAHGMQLLRSAYFPAYQSHDASLGYFLTSLVFLMVVALMAETLARPRVQPM, encoded by the coding sequence ATGTCGAAGAGCAACGAGGAGCGGATCAAAGGCTGGCGATCGCGCCGAGAAGACGGGAACTATACGGTAGGGTCCGGGGTCGCCGACTGGCGGCTGGATCCGGCCGCGCTGTTCGAAGCCAGGGCCACGCCGGCCGTGCTGTTCAAACCCCTGATTGCCCGCTTGCAGGGCGAGCCGCACGATTCCGTGGCAGCCCGGCGGGCGGTGTATGAGGCGGTGCAGGCGGAGCTGGAGGCGGAGATCGCGCGCAGCGCGGTCGACGAAAACCTGGCCGGTTTTTCCCGGCGGCGCCTGCGCATCATCGTGCGCCTCCTGGAACAGGACATCCGCGCGGGCGTGGCGGTATTCGAGCCGGGCTACATGCCGGCCAAGCTGGTGGCCGAGGACGAGCGCCTGGCCGTGGCGCATGCGCGGCGTGTGGAGCGACGCAAGCAGGACGAGGCGCGTGAAGCGCGGCGCCATGCGTCACGCAACGACATTGCGCTGGAAATCGAGGTGGAGCAGGACGAAGCGGGCGATCTGGCGATCCTGCGGGACCGGTTGCGCGTCTTGCACGAAGGGCGCCCGCCGGACATGGCCGGCAAGGTCCGGCCAGCCGGGCGCACGCTGATGGCGATGTTCATCTATCAGTTGCGTGAGATGCAGGGCGAGAGCCGCATCGCTTTGGTGTGGGCACTGGTCGGTCCCGTGGTGCTGCTGACCTTGATTTCGTCGCTGTATATCCTGATGGGTACGCATTACATCATGGGCATGGACGTGCAGACGTTCGCGCTGTTGGGAGCGACGACCTGGATCATGTTCCGGCAGATCGCCTTCCGGAGCAGCACGGCCTATGTGTCGGCCCGCGGCCTGCTGAACTTCCAGGGCGTCACGCCCTTGATGTGCGCGCTGGTGCAGTCGCTGATCTATGTGTCGGTCTATCTGGTGGTGTTCGCGGTGCTGATCGGCGCGGGCCACGCGCTAGGCCTCATTACCTTGCCGGTCAGCTGGGCCGGCTTCATGCTTTTCGTCGTTCTGATGGGGTGTTGCGGCGCGGCGATGGGGTTGCTGTTCGGAACGATCGCGACTTTCTGGCGCTTCTTTCTGCGGCTTGCGCCGATTATCGAACGTTTTCTGCAGATCTTCGCGTCCGTCTTTTTCGTATCGGAACAGTTTCCGGAGCAATTGCGTCCGTGGGTGCTCTGGTCGCCGTTCGCGCATGGCATGCAGTTGCTGCGTTCGGCTTACTTCCCCGCGTACCAGTCGCACGATGCCAGCCTGGGCTATTTCCTGACCTCGCTGGTATTCCTGATGGTGGTCGCCCTGATGGCCGAGACCCTGGCTCGCCCCCGTGTCCAGCCGATGTGA
- a CDS encoding ATPase, protein MIQFNGVTDEPYVFGRRQALLAHAHLDIPVGRYALLSHVPEMHRHLLDVLCGLRPPSRGFVKHDCTVSWAIGRQGFIRGKATGLSMIDFVSEMYEIDADATHELVADLISDPKCLAKPMEHWPLYARQEFSFALALAPAFDVYVIEGSIPFEPCRFTRLWLALFEERLVSRTLIFSSYRQNQLADYCFKGLIYERSALRIDDDLDQCLTRFPPRRSRGDSGTRGDDLGDGIDEGQLGF, encoded by the coding sequence ATTATCCAGTTCAATGGCGTGACCGACGAGCCGTATGTCTTCGGCCGCCGGCAAGCGTTGCTGGCTCATGCCCATCTCGATATCCCGGTCGGGCGCTATGCCTTGCTGTCGCACGTACCGGAAATGCATCGCCATCTGTTGGACGTACTGTGCGGCTTGCGTCCGCCGAGCCGGGGCTTCGTCAAGCATGATTGCACCGTGTCGTGGGCGATCGGCCGGCAAGGCTTCATTCGCGGCAAGGCAACCGGCCTGAGCATGATCGATTTCGTCAGTGAAATGTACGAGATCGACGCCGATGCGACGCACGAGCTGGTTGCGGACCTGATCAGCGATCCCAAATGCCTGGCCAAGCCCATGGAGCATTGGCCGCTCTACGCGCGGCAGGAGTTTTCGTTCGCCCTGGCGCTGGCGCCGGCGTTCGACGTCTACGTGATCGAAGGGAGCATTCCCTTCGAGCCCTGCCGTTTCACGCGCCTCTGGCTCGCCCTGTTCGAAGAACGGCTGGTGAGTCGGACTCTCATTTTCTCCAGCTACCGCCAGAATCAGTTGGCGGACTATTGTTTCAAAGGTTTGATCTATGAACGAAGCGCGCTCCGCATCGACGACGACCTGGACCAGTGCCTCACCAGGTTTCCCCCGCGACGATCACGAGGCGACTCCGGAACACGAGGAGACGACCTCGGCGACGGCATCGACGAGGGCCAGCTCGGGTTCTGA